The Candidatus Methanosuratincola sp. genome window below encodes:
- a CDS encoding argininosuccinate synthase, which translates to MDIKKIALAYSGGLDTSVAIRWLSEKYGSKIVTVTVDVGQDEDFRGIGEKALKVGAENHYTVDAKEEFLREYVFPSVRANGLYQGKYPLSTALSRPLIARKLIEIAHKEDCDAVAHGCTGKGNDQLRIEISCRALDPRLRILAPTREWGMSRDQEVEYAMKHNIPVSKAAKKYSIDQNLWGRSIESGPLENPWNSPEEDGWEWTNPPERAPDVPTVVELEFRKGVPVGIDGKECTPVELVKRLNKVAGENGVGRIDHMEDRIVGIKSRETYECPAALTILEAHKDLEKLVLNRHELGFKRLVDEQWAFMVYAGFWDDPLREELDAFINKANERLNGRVKVKLYKGSMIVTGRESPNSVYDFRTATYDSSSTFDQSLSKGFVDLWGLPTVVSRKIMTGR; encoded by the coding sequence ATGGATATAAAGAAGATAGCTTTGGCTTATTCCGGGGGTCTTGACACCTCTGTCGCGATCAGGTGGCTTTCTGAAAAATACGGTTCGAAAATAGTCACTGTGACGGTCGATGTGGGCCAGGATGAAGACTTCAGGGGGATAGGAGAAAAGGCCCTCAAGGTAGGTGCAGAGAACCACTACACGGTCGACGCGAAGGAGGAATTCTTAAGGGAATATGTCTTCCCTTCTGTCAGGGCAAACGGGCTCTACCAGGGGAAGTACCCGCTTTCCACCGCCCTCAGCAGGCCTCTGATAGCCAGGAAGCTGATAGAGATCGCGCACAAAGAGGACTGCGATGCCGTTGCACACGGCTGCACAGGCAAGGGCAACGACCAACTGAGGATCGAGATCTCATGCAGGGCGCTCGACCCGCGGCTGAGGATACTTGCCCCGACTCGGGAGTGGGGGATGAGCCGGGACCAGGAAGTCGAGTACGCAATGAAGCATAATATACCTGTTTCCAAGGCGGCGAAGAAGTACAGCATAGACCAGAACCTCTGGGGGAGATCCATCGAGAGCGGCCCTCTAGAGAACCCTTGGAACAGCCCAGAGGAGGACGGTTGGGAGTGGACGAACCCGCCGGAGCGCGCCCCTGATGTGCCGACGGTCGTCGAACTGGAGTTCAGGAAGGGCGTACCGGTCGGGATCGACGGGAAGGAGTGCACGCCCGTCGAGCTGGTGAAGAGGCTGAACAAGGTGGCCGGTGAGAACGGAGTGGGCAGGATCGACCACATGGAGGACAGGATAGTGGGAATAAAGTCACGCGAGACCTACGAGTGTCCTGCCGCACTCACGATACTGGAGGCTCACAAGGATCTCGAGAAGCTGGTGCTCAACAGGCACGAGCTGGGATTCAAGAGGCTTGTCGACGAGCAGTGGGCTTTTATGGTCTATGCCGGATTCTGGGACGACCCCCTTAGGGAGGAGCTCGACGCCTTCATCAACAAGGCAAACGAGCGCCTGAATGGGCGGGTCAAGGTCAAACTTTACAAGGGCTCAATGATTGTGACGGGAAGGGAATCCCCCAACTCGGTCTACGACTTCAGGACAGCCACCTACGACTCCTCGTCCACATTCGATCAGTCGCTCTCAAAGGGCTTCGTAGATCTCTGGGGGCTGCCTACGGTCGTCTCAAGGAAGATCATGACGGGGCGCTGA
- a CDS encoding radical SAM protein produces MDTKTAVQIFGKFAESKPVQAALRMMSEYCQEDGRSRLEVSLELYTGVREDACLKCKMAEKTVSAFLSMGGKAFGIGSQEIKEKFKDKYWRRGLANVVKGISLFGVRKPFVPGAPFQVVWNVTNSCNLRCRHCYANAGGENHGADLPTETAKRVIDRIAEWGVVVLAFSGGEPLVRRDIIELARHSSSRGLYTAIATNGVLLTKGKCSELRDAGVEYLQISLDGASAATHDSFRGVNGMFDKTVEGIRNAVEAGFFVNIATTVTRHNLTEIPEMIGLCEALGVDWFMMYNFVPTGRGRFIEENDLSPSEREALLRMLWSKLKTSKLNLLSTAPQFARVALETDGASCSVVPTHFSNTELSGQLHSLADFIGGCGAGRFYIALEPNGDITPCVFLPKRVGNILEDSPDRLWVESEDFRTLRDRSRLHGSCGSCEYRFVCGGCRARAYGYFGDLTFPDPGCIRNEHEFAKAVRTQRAPQVV; encoded by the coding sequence TTGGATACAAAGACCGCTGTTCAGATATTCGGAAAGTTCGCCGAGAGCAAACCGGTCCAAGCCGCCCTTAGGATGATGAGCGAGTACTGCCAAGAGGACGGGCGGTCGAGGCTTGAGGTGTCGCTCGAGCTCTACACCGGGGTCAGAGAGGATGCGTGCCTAAAGTGCAAGATGGCTGAGAAGACGGTTTCTGCATTTCTCTCGATGGGCGGAAAGGCGTTTGGCATCGGCAGTCAAGAAATAAAAGAGAAGTTCAAGGACAAGTACTGGAGACGAGGTCTTGCGAACGTCGTGAAGGGCATATCCCTCTTCGGAGTCAGGAAGCCCTTCGTGCCGGGCGCCCCCTTCCAGGTCGTCTGGAATGTAACAAACAGCTGCAACCTGCGCTGCAGGCACTGTTATGCTAACGCCGGCGGGGAGAACCATGGTGCGGATCTCCCGACGGAGACTGCCAAGCGGGTCATTGACAGGATAGCTGAATGGGGGGTGGTGGTACTCGCATTCTCAGGAGGGGAGCCGCTGGTCAGGAGGGACATAATCGAGCTCGCAAGGCACTCCTCGTCGAGGGGCCTCTACACCGCAATAGCTACGAACGGCGTTCTTCTCACCAAAGGGAAGTGCAGCGAGCTCAGAGATGCTGGGGTCGAGTATCTCCAGATAAGCCTAGACGGCGCGAGTGCAGCCACCCACGACTCCTTCAGGGGAGTCAATGGGATGTTCGACAAGACAGTCGAGGGCATACGCAACGCGGTGGAGGCCGGTTTCTTCGTCAATATTGCCACAACCGTCACAAGACACAACCTGACGGAGATCCCGGAGATGATAGGGCTCTGCGAGGCCTTGGGGGTCGACTGGTTCATGATGTACAACTTCGTTCCGACCGGAAGGGGGAGGTTCATTGAGGAGAACGACCTCTCCCCCTCCGAGAGAGAAGCCCTCCTCAGGATGCTCTGGAGCAAGCTGAAGACGAGCAAATTAAACCTCCTGTCCACCGCGCCGCAATTCGCCAGGGTTGCTTTAGAGACAGACGGGGCATCCTGCAGCGTTGTTCCAACCCACTTCTCGAATACCGAGCTCTCCGGGCAGCTCCACTCGCTCGCCGACTTTATTGGGGGGTGCGGGGCAGGGCGCTTCTACATCGCCCTCGAACCTAACGGAGACATTACCCCATGCGTTTTTCTACCGAAGAGGGTGGGGAACATCCTAGAAGACTCGCCGGACCGTCTTTGGGTCGAGTCGGAGGACTTTCGCACCTTGAGAGACAGGAGCAGGCTCCATGGCAGCTGCGGCTCCTGCGAGTACAGGTTTGTCTGCGGGGGCTGCAGGGCAAGGGCTTACGGATACTTCGGAGATCTCACATTCCCGGATCCGGGGTGTATCCGTAATGAGCACGAATTCGCAAAAGCTGTCCGTACACAAAGGGCCCCTCAAGTAGTCTGA
- the gcvH gene encoding glycine cleavage system protein GcvH, with amino-acid sequence MSDFIDIAGNLVKKGLKYAKTHEWIDLSSSPSVVGVSDFAQRSLHDVVYADLPKIGQKVKRGSTLCTLESIKAVAEVYSPADGVVVEVNSELESKPELVNKDPYGTGWLVKLQVTGGTEGLLGAEEYSDLVRKQI; translated from the coding sequence ATGTCGGACTTCATTGATATCGCGGGGAACTTGGTTAAGAAGGGGTTGAAGTATGCCAAGACTCATGAATGGATCGACCTCTCATCCTCGCCTTCGGTGGTAGGCGTTTCGGACTTTGCCCAGAGGAGCCTCCACGATGTTGTGTATGCCGACCTTCCGAAGATCGGTCAGAAAGTCAAGCGAGGCTCGACTCTCTGCACACTCGAGTCGATCAAGGCAGTCGCAGAGGTCTACTCTCCCGCGGACGGCGTGGTGGTTGAGGTCAATTCAGAGCTCGAGAGCAAGCCTGAGCTAGTCAACAAAGATCCGTATGGGACCGGATGGCTGGTCAAACTTCAGGTCACAGGCGGAACGGAGGGTCTGCTCGGGGCCGAGGAGTACTCCGATCTGGTGAGGAAGCAGATCTGA
- the argH gene encoding argininosuccinate lyase, with protein sequence MKITRGGRLAGDLTGDVARFTSSAEHDHYIADAVIEINMAHVLTLARCKCIEKDDAAAILSALDSLFGKVKHVPPDMEDIHMVVEEEVTRLVGEKTGGKMHTGKSRNDQVATAIRMRLRAFVIEICEGLVSLQRSLLQRAESPEGRIVVPGYTHLQHAQPVTIAHWLLAHHDSVKRSFDRLIGSYQRINLCPMGAAALAGTGFKIDRATVAGYLGFDGLLENTMDAVSSRDFALEAISSLAILMVDLSRFAEELIVWASSEFGYIDVPDDHASTSSIMPQKKNPVTLEMLRAKCGSVLGDLVSTIAIMKALPLTYNLDMQELTPHLWDACESTVLSIRVLADFVSKVKFSETKIKASLDRGSSVATELADVLVREGGLPFRKAHSIVGSLVKSLSSEGVSLSEVDLERLRRMIAVESGIELSRESVERAVSPSMNVDVRSVRGGPSRSEAQRMVRERMKSLEDEERTIASIRQRIDRAREEMRKEVASTAGS encoded by the coding sequence TTGAAGATCACTCGAGGCGGGCGCCTCGCCGGGGATCTGACCGGTGATGTTGCGAGGTTTACATCCTCCGCAGAGCACGACCACTACATAGCGGATGCCGTGATCGAGATAAACATGGCTCACGTCCTCACACTGGCAAGATGCAAGTGCATCGAGAAAGACGACGCTGCTGCCATTCTATCTGCCCTTGACAGCCTGTTCGGCAAGGTAAAGCACGTCCCCCCGGACATGGAGGACATCCATATGGTCGTCGAAGAGGAGGTGACGCGCCTTGTCGGAGAAAAGACAGGAGGGAAGATGCACACCGGCAAGAGCCGCAACGACCAGGTGGCGACAGCAATAAGGATGCGTTTGAGGGCTTTTGTCATAGAGATCTGCGAGGGGCTAGTTTCCCTCCAGCGTTCCCTGCTCCAAAGAGCCGAATCACCCGAAGGGAGGATTGTAGTCCCCGGATACACTCACCTCCAGCACGCCCAGCCGGTGACGATAGCGCACTGGCTTCTGGCCCACCACGACTCGGTCAAGAGGAGCTTTGACAGGCTCATCGGATCATATCAAAGGATCAACCTGTGCCCCATGGGTGCAGCAGCCCTTGCAGGGACCGGCTTCAAAATTGACCGAGCCACGGTGGCGGGATACCTTGGGTTCGACGGCCTTTTGGAGAACACGATGGATGCGGTGTCCTCCAGGGATTTCGCTCTCGAAGCGATCTCCTCGCTCGCTATCCTGATGGTTGACCTTAGCAGGTTCGCAGAAGAGCTGATCGTGTGGGCGTCTTCGGAATTCGGCTACATTGATGTCCCCGACGACCACGCCTCGACCAGCAGTATCATGCCCCAGAAGAAGAACCCCGTCACCCTCGAGATGCTGCGCGCGAAATGCGGCTCGGTTTTGGGTGACTTGGTCTCCACTATTGCTATTATGAAGGCTCTGCCGCTCACTTACAACCTGGACATGCAAGAGCTGACCCCGCACCTCTGGGATGCCTGCGAGTCGACGGTCCTGTCAATCAGGGTCCTCGCGGACTTTGTAAGCAAGGTGAAGTTCAGCGAGACCAAAATCAAAGCCTCGCTCGACAGGGGGTCCTCCGTGGCTACCGAGCTTGCTGACGTGCTCGTAAGGGAGGGGGGACTCCCCTTCCGTAAGGCACACAGTATTGTCGGTTCCCTCGTAAAGTCCCTCTCTTCAGAGGGCGTTTCTCTTTCCGAGGTCGATCTGGAGCGACTGCGGAGGATGATCGCCGTGGAGTCTGGAATTGAGCTCTCTAGGGAATCTGTCGAGCGCGCGGTCTCACCTTCAATGAATGTCGATGTGAGGAGTGTACGCGGCGGCCCTTCTCGCTCAGAAGCGCAAAGGATGGTGCGGGAGAGGATGAAATCCTTGGAAGACGAGGAGAGAACGATTGCTTCGATCCGCCAGAGGATCGATAGGGCTCGTGAAGAGATGCGGAAGGAGGTTGCGTCTACCGCCGGCTCCTGA
- a CDS encoding phosphopantothenate/pantothenate synthetase: MGVRLKIPKNHVRAASLRVREMLVEGEEKNVVTKSGLIAHGRGEAFDYLIGEETIPPALFATRAAAAALLLASHPVVSVNGNAAALVPRELVRLSEAVPAPLEVNLFYRSRERELAVRDALVAAGARRVLGVGRAASARIPELFSERRKVDPRGIYASDVVLVPLEDGDRTMALKKVNKFVITIDLNPLSRTAQTADITIVDNIIRALPNLVAAVNELKPQDRSALKEILGSFDNRKNLSSTLIHIRDRLTKLAEES; the protein is encoded by the coding sequence ATGGGAGTCCGTCTGAAAATACCGAAAAACCATGTTAGGGCAGCCTCACTGAGGGTGAGGGAAATGCTCGTGGAAGGGGAGGAGAAGAATGTCGTTACAAAGTCCGGTCTGATCGCACACGGGAGGGGGGAGGCTTTCGACTATCTCATAGGCGAGGAGACGATCCCCCCGGCCCTCTTCGCGACGAGGGCAGCAGCGGCCGCGCTACTACTCGCTTCGCACCCTGTCGTCTCAGTGAACGGCAACGCTGCTGCGCTCGTCCCCCGGGAGCTGGTCAGGCTCTCTGAAGCAGTTCCCGCGCCCTTGGAGGTAAACCTCTTCTACAGGAGCAGGGAGAGGGAACTTGCAGTTAGGGACGCACTTGTCGCGGCGGGCGCCAGGCGCGTCTTGGGCGTGGGCCGTGCGGCGAGCGCGAGGATTCCGGAGCTCTTCAGCGAGAGGCGCAAGGTGGACCCCAGAGGGATCTACGCGTCGGACGTAGTGCTCGTCCCGCTGGAAGACGGTGACAGGACGATGGCGCTCAAGAAGGTGAACAAGTTCGTGATAACCATCGACCTTAACCCGCTCTCGAGGACTGCGCAGACAGCCGACATTACCATAGTCGATAACATAATACGGGCTCTACCTAATCTGGTGGCGGCAGTGAACGAGTTGAAGCCCCAAGACAGATCTGCCCTGAAGGAGATACTTGGGAGCTTTGACAACAGGAAGAACCTCTCCAGCACGCTCATCCACATAAGAGACCGCCTAACAAAGCTCGCAGAGGAAAGTTGA
- the topA gene encoding DNA topoisomerase I — translation MAHHLLVCEKPSAARKIAYLLGGRGVSRIGRRVPFYRFQKDGDTVTVVTALGHLYSPAQQGKGWSFPVFNLVWKPASRGRAKLFLVEIARLAREADSFISACDYDTEGSLIAFMILRNACGGADARARRMKFSSLTRDEIVKAYENTSELDMPVINAGRVRHEIDWIFGVNVSRAMMDAFSCKTGGFEVLSAGRVQSPTLDALCRREDEIDLHVPDPYWIAGAEIRFTSNGERARAEYSRNPILRKGEGEDLRRRCEGSSGTVSRVEDSELTIPAPTPFDLGDLQSEAYRAFGFQPWRTQKIAEGLYLEGLVSYPRTSSQQLPPSIGFRSILTKLGTNHEYEESVNAILEYADARGGLWPRQGRKADPAHPAIHPTGVKPKRLGADARKVYDLIVKRFISTFGPPARKSLRTIDVKLEMGDVFSVKAEAVSDPGWMEHYEPYAKARSSRLPEVAEGGGARAEKVWVEEKFTDPPPRFNQISLVRFMEKNGLGTKSTRAEIISTLYRRGYIAGSGIRVTDRGRGVIEVLRKRFPDLVSIELTRDLEERMAGIEEGREDYSAVLIRGADAIKEAFERTISEFEAVGEEISNLVNALREKGGKLGPCPSCKNGELRIVRSKKTGKRFVGCSNYGSGCSFSAPLPQRGAIRATGEACRICGYPTVTVIGAGGRTDPWRVCLNPGCSSRVRR, via the coding sequence GTGGCTCATCACCTTCTTGTCTGCGAGAAGCCGAGCGCTGCCAGGAAGATAGCGTACTTGCTCGGCGGCAGAGGCGTCAGCAGGATTGGACGGAGAGTTCCATTCTACCGTTTCCAGAAGGACGGAGACACAGTCACGGTGGTGACCGCGCTGGGACACCTCTATAGTCCGGCCCAGCAGGGAAAGGGCTGGAGCTTCCCCGTCTTTAACCTCGTCTGGAAGCCTGCCAGCAGAGGGCGGGCGAAGCTCTTCCTAGTGGAGATAGCAAGGTTGGCAAGAGAGGCCGACTCATTCATTAGCGCCTGCGATTACGACACCGAGGGGAGCCTGATAGCATTCATGATACTCAGGAACGCCTGCGGCGGGGCAGATGCTAGGGCAAGGCGGATGAAGTTCTCATCGCTCACGAGAGACGAGATCGTGAAGGCATATGAGAACACTTCTGAGCTCGACATGCCAGTCATAAATGCAGGGAGGGTTAGACACGAGATCGACTGGATATTTGGTGTGAACGTCTCAAGGGCGATGATGGACGCTTTCAGCTGTAAAACAGGGGGTTTCGAGGTGCTCAGCGCAGGCAGGGTCCAGAGCCCCACACTGGACGCGCTTTGCAGGAGAGAGGACGAGATAGACCTCCATGTCCCAGACCCCTACTGGATTGCTGGTGCCGAGATCAGGTTTACATCGAATGGGGAGAGAGCCAGGGCGGAGTACTCCAGGAACCCGATATTGAGGAAAGGGGAGGGCGAGGACCTTAGGCGCAGGTGCGAAGGGTCCTCCGGAACGGTAAGCCGGGTCGAGGATTCGGAGCTGACCATTCCTGCGCCGACCCCATTCGATCTCGGCGATCTACAGAGTGAAGCATACAGGGCCTTTGGATTCCAGCCATGGAGGACCCAGAAAATCGCAGAAGGGCTGTACCTGGAGGGGCTGGTATCCTACCCGAGGACGTCGAGCCAGCAGCTACCCCCTTCAATAGGGTTCAGGAGCATACTGACAAAGCTAGGAACTAATCATGAATACGAGGAGAGCGTAAACGCCATACTCGAGTATGCAGACGCAAGAGGCGGGCTTTGGCCCAGGCAGGGCAGGAAGGCGGATCCTGCCCATCCGGCCATCCACCCTACGGGGGTCAAGCCGAAAAGGCTTGGGGCTGACGCTAGGAAAGTCTATGACCTGATAGTAAAACGGTTCATCTCAACCTTCGGTCCACCTGCCCGAAAATCCTTGAGGACCATAGATGTGAAGCTGGAAATGGGCGACGTCTTCTCGGTAAAAGCCGAGGCGGTCTCTGATCCCGGATGGATGGAACATTACGAGCCCTATGCGAAGGCCAGGAGCTCAAGGCTGCCAGAGGTGGCAGAGGGAGGGGGGGCGAGGGCCGAAAAGGTCTGGGTCGAAGAGAAGTTCACCGACCCCCCACCGAGGTTCAACCAGATCAGCTTGGTCAGATTCATGGAAAAAAACGGGTTAGGAACAAAGTCAACCCGTGCCGAGATAATAAGCACGCTATACAGGCGAGGGTATATCGCGGGCAGCGGCATACGCGTGACGGATCGGGGGCGCGGGGTAATTGAGGTACTGAGGAAGCGCTTCCCGGACCTGGTGTCTATAGAACTCACGAGGGATCTCGAAGAGAGGATGGCTGGGATAGAGGAGGGCAGGGAGGATTATTCCGCCGTACTCATAAGGGGGGCAGATGCCATCAAGGAGGCTTTCGAACGCACAATATCCGAGTTCGAGGCTGTCGGCGAGGAGATCTCAAACCTTGTGAACGCTCTTAGGGAAAAGGGGGGGAAGCTAGGCCCATGCCCCTCGTGCAAAAACGGCGAGCTCAGGATTGTTCGCTCAAAGAAGACAGGGAAGAGGTTTGTAGGATGCTCGAACTATGGCTCAGGGTGCAGCTTCTCGGCACCCCTGCCCCAGAGGGGGGCTATAAGGGCAACAGGAGAGGCGTGCAGAATATGTGGCTATCCCACCGTGACCGTCATTGGAGCTGGAGGGCGGACCGATCCGTGGAGGGTATGTTTGAACCCAGGCTGTTCATCGAGGGTGAGGAGATGA